TGACTAGCAGCAAAACTTACAAAGGAAATGCACAAAAAGACTTCTTGTTTGGGTGGGGCGAATAGAATAACTGACCAAAAATGGGTCGATATGGTATCGGTATTAGGGAGGAAATTAGTCCTCAAAAGTAAATTATGAAGTTGAAGCTCCGATGTCTTTATTCAAAGACTTTATTTAGAGGTAAAAGTGTCGATTCAGTTGAATTGTCAGGAAGTGGAAGAGTCTAGAGAATGACCCTTAGAACGTGTATAGTAAGGAAACAATTTTTTGCATTGTGGAGCTTTACCATATTTTTAAAGCTTCCGGCAACAAAAACTGGTTCTGAAAGTGAAAGAACAGAGGAAATGAAGAAAACAATTAGATGATGAAGGAGTGTAGGTGGGTTAGTCGTCTCTGAAAAAACGGTACTTATAAGGTAAACTAGATATCGAGGTGAACGGGTATTGATTTTTACATTTTTGTACATTGATATTTATTTTTCGTAATTAGTGTTATATATTTTAGATGAGTGTAATATAACTAATAGTATTCAAAATATCTGTACCGAATCAGGTAATATGGTTATTTATGTTATTTAGATATTTTTATATTCTTATATATCAGAACCAAATTCATCCAGACCCAAAAAGATCCAACTCAAAACCCACACATAAATTAAAATATTCAAGCAGGGCTTAATTTAAAAAAAAAACGATATCCGAAAAAACAACTCGTACCTAAATGATAGCCAATATTCATGTCTAATTTATTTTATAAACTAATAAAAATGACTTTTTCTATGTGTTTGGCTAATTTAAGTGAAATAGAAAGAATTTTTTATTTAGTAAAATATTTATATGGAGTGAAAAATTAAGTGACAATAAATATAATACATTCTATTATTTTGATTTAAGTTATTATTTTATTCACAAAAACATGTTTTTGAATTATGTTTTTGGCTACGTAATTTTTCACCGATTGAAATTAATTTTTTTTTAGTAAACCAAACTAAACATAACGTTTAACCATATGCAAAACTCAGTTGTTTTACATTTTTGATTTTATAATTGGCACAAAGTTAATGTTGATTAATTAATAAATAAAAACATGCAATATTATTATTATTGTAATATAATTAATGATGTAATGTATTGTTAAAGTAATATAATTATTGAAATTATTAAACTGATTCAGATATGGAAAGATAATTAATGTAATTATATTAAATTAACTAATGATAAAAATATGCATTATTATTATGGTAATATAATTAATGATATAATATATGTATTGTTAATGTAATATAATTAATGAAATTGTTAAACTGGGTCAAATATGAAAAGACAATTAATGTAATTATATTAATGAAATTACTAAAATGACATTTTACTTCTTTTTTATATTGTTATTCATGTTTTCAAATAATTCTCATTTATACTGCTATCAATGTTTTCAAACAGAATCAAAATGTACTTCAGTTTTAATAAAATAAACTCGAGTTTAACATGTGCGACCGCACATTTATTTATTTTCACTTTTATAAATAAATGTTTGTTTTGTACAAATTTATTGTATTCAATTTTTAGTGGACTTTTATTTATATTAAAATATGCTACCAATATTATATTAACAGAATAATTTATATTTTATTTATATATTATATAAATAATTCTTTCATGTGGTTCTATTTTCAATTATTAATAATAAATAATGAGATATATAATTATATAGTTTTAAAATGATATTGTGTTCTAAATTGAGTAAAGGAATACATAAATCGATTTATGTGACTTTTACGTGTTATTTTACGTATTTGTAAATTAATTATTTTCTACATTTAACATTATATTTTAACCATAAATTGTATCATTCTACATTGAGTATCATTTAAGCAAATCCCACATGTATAAATAGTTGGATTTATATTCTTATATACTTATAATGCATTAATAGATTGTTTTATATTTTATTTATATATTATATAAATGTATTTTTATGTGGTTTTTTACCTTTTCATTATCATTAATAAATAGTGATAATTTTTAATGTTTTAAAGTTTAAAAAACTATGTAATGAATTTAGTAAATGAATAAAATAATTTCAAATATCACTAAAATTTTGAAAATTAATGTTATATATGATTTAGTGCATAGAATTTTGAGGAAGAAGAGTTACGTTGATGGATCTTTGCAAAGAGAACCCATTTATGTATAGTATTGATGTGCATTAAAGTGTTTTATTGCATCAATATAATCCTTATAAATTTTAATGTATTTACAAACCCATATAAGTTTAAGAAAAGGACAAAAGTCAATATTGGCAAGGAAGAAGAGTTACGTGGGGGAGGTCTGGTCAGCAAAGAAACAAATGATAGATTATATTTTGTGTATAGTAGTATATTTTGTGTTTAATATTGATGTATATTAAAATTTATAGTATTATGTGCAATAAGTAAGTAAAATAATTATACTGAAATCTTTGTTCAATTTATTTACGAAACGGTGAGTTAGAGCATCTCCAATGTAAAACTCCATTTTTTCCTCCCAAATAGAGTAAAAGTGAAAATAAAGTAAAATTGCTCTAATCCTATTCCATTGCTCACTCCGTTATGGAGTGATAAACAAACAAAATATAGATTACTCCATTTATGGAGTAAATTTTATTATGGAATGAGATATGAAGTTAGGTTGGAGCATTACTTACTCCATATTCACTTTTTCTATTTTAGAGAAAAAAAATGAAGTGAGATCGAAATGCCCTTAGAGATTTATATTGATTTTCTTATGCATTCAATTTAAGAAATTATGTATCTAATTTGAAAGAAAACAATTAATGCTAAAAAAATGAGTAGTTATAATTTCAGTGGTATTTATGTGTAATTAGATTGAAGTTTTAAAGGTTAATCTATATTTGTATTTGTATTTGTATTTGTATTTCAGTTGTAACGGATTAGATTAGATTAGATGTAAGCACATGTCGTGTGTCGTGGGAGTTATGGAGTAATTAATTGAAATAACGCAGTATATGAATAGAATTACCGTCGACTTTTGACTTCCATGGTGAGCAAAAGAGAGTCATAGTTACCAAGCCCAAACTTTTTAGCCCGTTATGTCTAGAACTTTCTTTTTTTGGGATCTAGTATATTATTATTTTTGCCATCTCTTTTATCGCCACTTTTTCATCGCCACTTCTTGCTCTCTTCTCCGCTGTTTCGTCCCTTCCTTTCTCCCAGCTGCCACCTCAGTTTCGTCTCTTTCTTCCAGGTGCTTTTTTTGGTTTGTTAAAACTCTGTTTCTCAGTGAAACTGAACAATTAGAAAAATGCAGATCCTTTGTTCTTTTTAGGGTTTTTGTTCTTCCTGGATCTGATTTTGTTTAAGACCAGTACTGTTAGGTTCTTATTTTCGTTTTGAAATCTTGCTGGTCATATCAATGTTGATATCTGTTGCTGCTCTTTTTGTCTTTTTTTGGCAAATTTCAGGAAATCTTAGCTATGAGTACCCATATGATTAGCAGTACTGTTTGCGGAAATTCAATAGGAGTGGCGTTCATATGTGCATGTGACAAACGCATTGGTGCTTAAGTCTTCCGGAACAAGCTATTCTTCATTCCCGTTAGTTCAGACATTAATCTTGTGGTGACTGTTGAATGGGTTGGAGAAGAAGGAATGGAAGTGACAGTGGTTTGTCCGCATTGCCATAGCGGATGCAAATACAGAGGCACCGCTGGTTCTGAGACATTTCAAGTTATTAGCTGAGTTTGTTTTTGTGTAATATGCTTTTATTACTATAAAAAAAAACTCAATGTTTGTTTAGTATGCTTAGAAAATAATCAAAAACTTTTGTGTGTTTGGATCTTTTGTATATTTTTGCTTGTATAACAATCAAAATATTATAATGTCCCCAGCATTTGCACATCACACAAAACAAGCTGTCAGCTAAATCCATGCTTACCTAGTGCATGGTAGATTGATGAGCCTAATGCAATTGTTACCTAGGGCGTATTGGTTATGCTGCAAAGTGAATGAGTTAAGTCAAGAACCACCAAAGACAAATCCACAAGAGATCAAGTTAAGAGACGTTATTATTGTTCTGTTTTCATGGTTTGGAGATGTAAGTGTTTATCGTTGACAATGGAACTTTGGAAAAGAAAAAAACCTCATTCATTACTTGGGAACTAGACTTGGGACTTAACCTCCGGAATCCGGATTCGATTTGAAATCCGCTCTGAAAGTAGCATATATAGAGTGTCTAAATTCAAATAGTAAAATCTTGAATTCGTCAAAATCAAATACGGGTCTAGATAGTTTGATTTTTAGGTTCAGATATCCAGATCCAAATTCATATTTTTAAATATATTAAATTTTTATTTTTATTAATAGTTATATTTGATAAATTTATATTTATACATAAAATAGTTTTACAATATTTAATTTTAATTTTAAATATTATATTATATATATTTATAAATCATGTATAAATATTTAGTTTATGTATTATTTTTAGAATTCTAGTATTTAAAAAATATTTTATATTTTTTTAATTATTTTTAAGACTTGAGCATATTCAACTTTACCGTTAATTAAAAAGTTAATTTTATTTGGTTATTTATCTAGAATGTTCCAGAAGCTATGTACCATGTTCTTGAACAACCTTTAAACAATCAATAGCTAAAAAGGAAGATCAGACATACCACAAACACTTCAAGACTTCATGTCTGAAGTCAAAAGAAGCAAATCAGACGCAAGAGAATTTGCTCAAAAGCTTAAAGAAATGGTGACATTGATGGAACAGAGAACAAGAACCGCTAATAAGATCCAAGAGTATTTATACCGACACGTCGCATCAAGCAGCAGACTTAAACAACTTCACTGCTTAGCTCTTAAACTAGCCAACGAACATTCAATAAACGCAGCCGCACGTCTCCAGCTTCCAGAAGACGAGCTAGTGCCAACCTTGGTCGACAACAACTACTTTCACTTTGTCTTGGCTTCAGACAATATTCTTGCAGCCTCGGTTGTCGCTAAGTCTTTGGTTCAAAACTCGTTAAGACCTCATAAGATTGTGCTTCATATTATAACGGATAGGAAAACTTATTTCCCAATGCAAGCTAAGGCTTTGCATCATTTTGATTGGTTGTCTAAAGGGAAGGTTCCGGTGCTGGAAGCTATGGAGAAGAATCAGAGAGTGAGGTCTCAGTTCAGAGGTGGATCATCATGGCTGCTAAGTTGCAAGCTCTTAGCCCTAAATACAACTCATTGATGAATCACATCCGTATTCATCTACCAGAGGTAAGTTTGATCAGTGTGACTGGTGAAGAATGCTCTGACCATTTAAGACTTAGACAACTTCTTTGTTTTTTTTTTTTTTGCAGTTGTTTCCGAGCTTAAACAAGGTTGTGTTTCTAGACGATGACATTGTGATCCAAACTGATCTTTTACCACTTTGGGACATTGACATGGATGGGAAAGTTAATGGAGCGGTGGAGACATGTAGAGGAGAAGAGTCATGTCAAAGAAGTTCAAGAGTTATCTTAATTTCTCAAATCCAATCATTGCAAGAAACTTTGACCCAGAGGAATGTGCTTGGGCTTATGGAATGAATGTGTTCGATCTAGCTGCTTGGAGGAAGACTAACATAAGCTCCACTTACTATCATTGGCTTGACGAGGTAAAATCAAAAGTCACTAACTAGCTAACAAACACTAGTAATCAACTTAACTTGAACTATTTTTTTAATGCAGAACTTGAAGTCAGACCTGAGTTTGTGGCAGCTGGGAACTTTGCCTCCAGGTTTGATAGCGTTCCACGGCCATGTCCAGACCATAGACCCGTTTTGGAATATGCTTGGTCTTGGATACCAAGAGACCACGAGCTTCTCTGATGCTGAAAGTCCAGCTTTTGTTCATTTCAATGGAAGAGCTAAGCCTTGGCTTGATATAGCGTTTCCTCATCTACGTCCTCTTTGGGCTAAGCATCTTGATTCCTCTGATAGGTTCATCAAGAGCTGTCACATTAGAGCATCATACTAATCAGATATCAAAAACTTATTTCATAAGTTGGCTAGAACCCAGAGAAGAGTAAACACAGATCATGTTTTGCTGTCTCTCCTGTTTCTAATTTTTTTGTACTTTCACACTCTTATGGTGAGAAAGTAAAAGCCCATTCTATGTATTACTGTAAAAAACCATAATGTGAGAGATGATCTGACAAACTCTACTTAAATTTACATGTGAATAGATAACATTGCGTCAAGCAATTGGAGTTTACAATGTCATAACATCGTTCCAACAGATAACAGTTATATAACCATAACACCGATAAGACTAAAGAAAGCTGACGAAGAGGAGAGCAAAACAAATGGACTTTTCTTTTTTTCAGAGGAAGCAAGAAGCAACCAGTTGAAGATTTTTCTTTTCTGGAGGTTTGTTTTTAATCCCGGTTTAAGCTACTGGTGGACGAAGGACATGATCCTGAGAAGTATCCAGTGAAGCAGGAGGCATGAACTGCCACATGGCAACTCCAGGGTAACTGATGAATGGCACCATCTTGTTTCCAGGAGCTTGGCCTTGCGAAGGACCAGAAGCAAAAGCAGTTGGCATCATAGGTGGGGCTGGGAAGAAGCTTGGTTGAGGAGGAGCATTCACGGCTTTCAGCTGCTGCTCCAGCTTCTCTTTCTCTGTCTTCAGCCTCTGCTTCTCATCTCGCAGCTCGTTTTTCTCGGTCTGATCGAAGAGATCGCAGGGAAACTAGTAAGCATTCAGATGGTTTTATATGGAGAAAGGGGGATTGCAAGTTGAAGGAGTTTCACCTTTAGCTCTTTGATTTTGTCTTGAAGACTTGAATTGGAGTCCTTCAACTTCTGTGCCTTGCCACGTAGCTGTGTCACCATGCGGACAGCATCGACCAAGATTGCAGCCTTGTCTGTCTTAGGAGGATGTCCAGGCTCCAAAATTGCACTCAATTCCATAAACCTGTTATTCATTTTAACAAAGGTGATATAATTTTCAATTCCTACAATAGGAAAAAAGACTTAAAATACAAAATTACAAAAAAAAAAAGATTACTTCTCGTTCAGCCTGTCACGTCGCTGCTTCTCCCTACATGCTTTCGAGTTAGTGGCAGATGATGATTCACATCTCGACCTGAGAAAAAAAAAAGTAATAAAACGTTGTCAAGCCAAAAAAATATATTTCAAGGCAATGAACCCATTTCTCCTAAAAAAAGGTTCCAGAAAGTTTGCTAGAGTTTAGTGATTCATTTGAATAGTAGTGCAACAAGTGGAGTTGAGGAGGAGAAGGGAGCTTTACCTCTTTCTGGAGACAGGAGGGTCCTTGCTAGCTTCAGAACTTCCAGCCGAGCCATCAACTCCCACGCTGAACCAACAAGAAAGCGACTAAGTTAATAATGATACAATGCAAAAAACTTACAGCTGCTCACTTCCAAGGAAGAAGATGTATTAAAAAAAAAACATTGACATGGTAAAGTCAAACTAGCCACTCAGATAGAAGGAAAGAAGGAAGGATCCTATCCACAAAAAAGGAATCTAAGTCCCACCTGATAAAGTGATAGAGATCAACCGATTATTCCCGAATCAAGAAACATGGCAGACACAAACACAGTTGACTTTGGATAAACAAAAAACAAAAGACCTGTCCTGAAGACTTGAACCAACTGTAAGAGGATGATATCTCAGCAGCTAAAGAACCAAAACTTTAAACTAAAGTTCTTACAAAAACAGTTCCGAACCGTAACTGAATCAGACAAAGAGAGGAAGAATAAGGAAACCTGGAGTTGTTTGAAGAGACGCCAATAGGTTGGTGAAGAGGCCAAGAGAAACCAGGACCTTGGATTGTGAAACTCCCCCCGTAGTCAGCATCGATCAGGTCGCATATCCAATTACCGTTTTCGGACGGCACCATCTCCTGATACTGATTTAAAAAGGCGGTGAGTGTTCGTTACTCTCGGGGGAGTCGAATCTTACCGGCGGCGATCAGCGAGATTGTGGAAGGAAAGAGGGAGCTTTCTTTAGCCGAAGCGGTTTCTGCTTTTATTTTTTAGTTGGTTGCAGAAGGAAGGAAGGAAGGAAGGAAGAAGAAGAAAAACCGTTGGGAGGATAGGAGAGGAGTTGTGGAATCCAGAGATTAGTGTTGCTTTCACGCGCTGCGCACTCTTCATCTCTTTCAGTCTTTCAAGGCCCATATTTTATAATTTTATGTGTTATATATCGTCGTCACATTTATTATTATATAAATTACCACTAAACGGTGTGAATTATGGTACGTTGACGATTTTAATTTTATACAGATATATATTATATAGTTTTGATGCTATAATTTTATGCCAGTATGTTGTCTTTTATTTATGCGTTTAGATTCAACAAAATTTATTTATTCAGCAAAAAAAATTTGATAAGGATTTCTGATCGGGTTGGTTGGATTGGACGACATTATTCGAGAAGCACATGGTTAAATGATCGTAATTAGGAGGATTGATCGGTAGTTGTTGTAGGTTCTGTTCACGTCCCTATTTATTTTTAAAACATCAAATTCAGAGCAATCAAGTTTTAAATTTTTTTTTGAAACCACAGTTTTTGAAATAACCTACAGTTGTACAAGTGTTATGCAGAGCTAAATATCCAAAGCAATTTTTTAGTGTTTTCCATAAAATTCTACAGCAATAAAATCTAAAGCCACAGCAAAAAGTTTAGAGATTTTTTTCTACAGCAAAATTTTTAAAGCTACAGCCATTACCAATCAGACCCATAGATCTCACCAGGAGTATAGCCACTGCGCAAGCGCGAAACCGGATAAGTTATTGATCGTTGTGTAGTTTTGTGTACGGGATTTTGTCGTTTATTTTTTTCACTTTTGTTTTTCCGTGTTGTATATAATGGTGATAAACATAACATTTGGAAGTCACACAATTTGATTAAGTTGATATAAGAATGACCGGCAAATTCATATGCATTATTTTCGTAATGATTTGATCGACCATTAGCGTTATTAGCGCTTTCATGTTCAAAAGATAAAGTTTATGAAGTTGTTTAGTATTTACTTAGGTAGTTGTTAGTATATAAAACAATAATTCAAAAAATTAAACAATTTATCGAACAATAAATTAAATTATTTTCTTATTTTACCTAAATTAATTTCAAAAATATAGAACAGTAATAAACTATTTAAAAAAAAATTAATAACTCTAGAAAAATTTATAAAATTATACGGTTGGAAAATTATTTATTTTTAGAGTTCTACTCGACTTTGTTAAAAATAGTTTATGGTGAACAAAAAATGTCAGAAATAGGTAAACTAAAAAAATACACCACTGGCAAATCTTATATGAGTTAGAACCCGTCGACGTTTCTTTTATAATCCAAAATAGAAATAAAACCTCCGAACAGAGAAAATATGCAAGGGAAAAAATATCTCGATAATACCAGTTTTTAAAAATGCATAGAAAAGACGTTGACGGGCTGATAGGAATATAAAAGATATTTCCAATCACTCACGGCAGCGCTTGCGGTTGTTCTGAGCGTCTGAAATCTCTGGAGAATCTGCTGCAGCACATTCCTCATCGACTTTGTCTCCAAAAACAGACGGGCCCGATGATGCTGCCAATCCTACGTCACCTTCACTGCTTGGAAGAATGTTCTCACTGTGCTCCTGAAATACATGAACGTGATGACAAGTAAAATTAGACAACCTTGCCATGGTTCTCTATGATGGTATCTTCAGTGATGGTGGAGATAGTGANNNNNNNNNNNNNNNNNNNNNNNNNNNNNNNNNNTTCCATCAATTTGAGAGCTCTCCATGTTTTGGGCTGGATCTTGGCAAGTAGCTATGAATACATCAAACACTATGTTGCTGGCATGAGATTTGAATCGACCTAGAGAGCATGCAATAACATAGACGGTGAGGTTCTTGAGTATATTGAGCTCCACCAAGGCAGACACACTCCTTTTCAACACCTTGTTCCCTATCTCTCTTCTAATTACTGCCATGTCCCTCGATGCAGTTCACCGCAGCAGGTTTGTTNNNNNNNNNNNNNNNNNNNNNNNNNNNNNNNNNNNNNNNNNNNNNNNNNNNNNNNNNNNNNNNNNNNNNNNNNNNNNNNNNNNNNNNNNNNNNNNNNNNNNNNNNNNNNNNNNNNNNNNNNNNNNNNNNNNNNNNNNNNNNNNNNNNNNNNNNNNNNNNNNNNNNNNNNNNNNNNNNNNNNNNNNNNNNNNNNNNNNNNNNNNNNNNNNNNNNNNNNNNNNNNNNNNNNNNNNNNNNNNNNNNNNNNNNNNNNNNNNNNNNGGCTTAAGTTCCATAGCACGTTGGCACGACAAAAACCGGACAATAGGTGCTCTAGTTGTACCGTCCTTCAGCTCTGCCTGAGACGTACCCAGCCTTGCAGCCTTTGTTAGTCCTAGCAACCAAATAACTTTCTGTTATAGCCCATCAGAACAGAGTTTACATCATATTAGTTAATCGGACAACTTCAAAGCGATCAATCAATTTTCACGATCGACCCCCTATCGTAGCGATGGATGGTAGTGATTCACACGAACTGTGATAGAACTGTGGATCTCGGAATTCTGCCCAGAGAAACATACGCTTAAAGTATTAAAACTGATAGCTTAAAAATTGATTAAACAAATATGGTATATAGTATTCCATAGAAAGTCAAATTGTCAATACCTTTTCCTGGGTACTATGTTCTAGGCGGAGAAAGGTGGCGGGGACAACGACCGATTAAGAAACAACAACACTGTAGGCGCTGACATCTTCGAAGGTTGGCTAAAAGCTGCGACAGTTCAATTTATGAGTAATTTAATAAGAGATGGGTCTCAAGGTTTGTTTGAAGAATTATGTATACTGAGACGGATTGTTTCAGAGGTGAAACGGTACCATAACTGATCGTTGGAGATATAGAGAGGTGAAGATGAAAAGTTTCAGAACTTTTTTTTTTT
The DNA window shown above is from Brassica oleracea var. oleracea cultivar TO1000 chromosome C3, BOL, whole genome shotgun sequence and carries:
- the LOC106328196 gene encoding transcription factor ILR3-like, yielding MVPSENGNWICDLIDADYGGSFTIQGPGFSWPLHQPIGVSSNNSSVGVDGSAGSSEASKDPPVSRKRSRCESSSATNSKACREKQRRDRLNEKFMELSAILEPGHPPKTDKAAILVDAVRMVTQLRGKAQKLKDSNSSLQDKIKELKTEKNELRDEKQRLKTEKEKLEQQLKAVNAPPQPSFFPAPPMMPTAFASGPSQGQAPGNKMVPFISYPGVAMWQFMPPASLDTSQDHVLRPPVA